In Cervus elaphus chromosome 5, mCerEla1.1, whole genome shotgun sequence, the following proteins share a genomic window:
- the PSMD11 gene encoding 26S proteasome non-ATPase regulatory subunit 11, with the protein MAAAAVVEFQRAQSLLSTDREASIDILHSIVKRDIQENDEEAVQVKEQSILELGSLLAKTGQAAELGGLLKYVRPFLNSISKAKAARLVRSLLDLFLDMEAATGQEVELCLECIEWAKSEKRTFLRQALEARLVSLYFDTKRYQEALHLGSQLLRELKKMDDKALLVEVQLLESKTYHALSNLPKARAALTSARTTANAIYCPPKLQATLDMQSGIIHAAEEKDWKTAYSYFYEAFEGYDSIDSPKAITSLKYMLLCKIMLNTPEDVQALVSGKLALRYAGRQTEALKCVAQASKNRSLADFEKALTDYRAELRDDPIISTHLAKLYDNLLEQNLIRVIEPFSRVQIEHISSLIKLSKADVERKLSQMILDKKFHGILDQGEGVLIIFDEPPVDKTYEAALETIQNMSKVVDSLYNKAKKLT; encoded by the exons atggcggcggcggcggtggtggAGTTCCAGAGAGCCCAGTCTCTACTCAGCACCGACCGGGAGGCCTCCATCGACATCCTCCACTCCATCG TGAAGCGTGACATTCAGGAGAATGACGAGGAGGCGGTGCAGGTCAAGGAGCAGAGCATCCTGGAACTGGGGTCTCTCCTGGCCAAGACTGGACAAGCTGCAG AGCTTGGAGGACTCCTGAAGTATGTGCGACCCTTCTTGAATTCCATCAGCAAGGCTAAAGCCGCTCGTCTGGTCCGATCTCTTCTTGATCTGTTTCTTGATATGGAAGCAGCTACAGGACAGGAG GTCGAGTTGTGTTTAGAGTGCATCGAATGGGCCAAATCAGAGAAGAGGACTTTCTTACGCCAAGCTTTGGAG GCAAGACTGGTGTCTTTGTACTTTGATACCAAGAGGTACCAGGAAGCATTGCATTTGG gTTCTCAGTTGCTTCGGGAGTTGAAAAAGATGGATGACAAAGCCCTTTTGGTGGAAGTACAGCTTTTAGAAAGCAAAACCTACCATGCCCTGAGCAACCTGCCAAAAGCCCGAGCTGCCTTAACCTCTGCTCGAACCACAGCAAATGCCATTTACTGCCCCCCTAAATTGCAGGCCACCTTGGATATGCAGTCAG GTATTATCCATGCAGCAGAGGAGAAGGATTGGAAAACTGCATACTCATATTTCTATGAGGCTTTCGAGGGTTATGATTCCATCGATAGCCCCAAGGCCATCACATCTCTGAAGTATATGCTGCTGTGCAAAATCATGCTGAACAC CCCAGAAGATGTCCAGGCTTTGGTGAGCGGGAAGCTTGCACTTCGGTATGCAGGGAGGCAG aCAGAAGCATTAAAGTGTGTGGCTCAGGCGAGCAAGAACAGATCACTGGCAGATTTTGAAAAG GCCCTGACAGACTACCGGGCGGAGCTCCGGGACGACCCCATCATCAGCACACACCTGGCCAAGCTGTATGATAACCTACTGGAACAGAACCTGATCCGGGTCATCGAGCCCTTTTCCCGAGTACAG ATTGAACACATATCTAGCCTCATCAAACTCTCCAAG GCCGATGTGGAAAGGAAATTATCACAGATGATTCTTGACAAGAAATTTCATG GGATCTTGGACCAGGGGGAGGGTGTCTTGATTATTTTCGATGAACCCCCAGTAGATAAAACGTATGAAGCTGCTCTGGAAACAATTCAGAACATGAGTAAAGTAGTGGATTCCCTCTACAACAAAGCCAAGAAGCTGACATAG